In Thermosipho africanus Ob7, the genomic stretch TGCAATTTTGGGATCAAGTCCTGCAAGGTAAATTTTGTTTCCTTCAATTTTTGAAACATATGCTTCTAATTTAAAATATTCTCTTAATGATAGCCACATATCTTCAGCAGTAGACATAAGTATGGAATTAATGGCTTTTTGCGGAGTCTCTTCTTCTGTATAAGTTTCTTTTGCAAATGGTGTTGAAGCAAGGAGTTCTCCGGTTTTAAGATCGTACAATTTTAAAGAAAGTCTTAAACTTGCAGTATAGCCGTTTTTTTCATAATTTGATGTAAGTTCGGTGAGTGTTAACAAAATTGCATATCTTGCGCCCAAGATCTTTCCAGCTTCAAATGTTTGCTCAACAATTCCTAGATCTCCAAGGTTTCTTTCTTTGACTATCATATCTAAATCATTACGGGAGAATACCCTAAATCTTCCAAGTTCTAAGGCTTTTTGCTCTAGTATTGATATGAGAAAATCTGCTTCATCCATATTCCAACCATTTCCAATTTTTGCAGGAAGTATTACTATTCCAATTTTTTCTGATACTGTGATTGCAAATAATGACGAAAGTAAACTAACGAAAATTAAAAATATTGCCAACTTTTTCATTTTCTCACCCCCAAGAGATATTATAGCATAAATTAATTTTTAAAAAAAATATTAAAATCCAAATACAATACCTGATGAAAATCCTTTTTGAGAAATATCTAGGAAAAATCCAAAAATTTCATTTGAAAACAAAGAATATTTTTTTGCAGTATTTATTCTTAAAGCTGGCAAAAATTCAAATGATTCTTCTTTAAAATATAAACGTAAAATGGCATCAAAAATCCAAATTCTTTTTGAATTTTCAAATGTATAATAGTCACTGAAAATTCCAAATCCAACTGAAAAATTGTCGTTTCCTTTAATATCAAGGTTTCTAATATTAAAAAGTAGGTAATATTCTTCAAAATTTGATAAACCTATCATTGTGCTGATTCCAACTCTTAAGGGATATTCAAATGCTTCAGAAGCAAGAGAAAACTTTTCAATTTTTTCATCGAGGAGGTAGAAAATATCCCCACTTGAGCTTGTGCCAAAAACATTAGTAATTTT encodes the following:
- a CDS encoding CsgG/HfaB family protein — translated: MKKLAIFLIFVSLLSSLFAITVSEKIGIVILPAKIGNGWNMDEADFLISILEQKALELGRFRVFSRNDLDMIVKERNLGDLGIVEQTFEAGKILGARYAILLTLTELTSNYEKNGYTASLRLSLKLYDLKTGELLASTPFAKETYTEEETPQKAINSILMSTAEDMWLSLREYFKLEAYVSKIEGNKIYLAGLDPKIAKNGFIFKLETSTGEIGYAEVIGIDRNNNLVIAKFKYGAMPSVYDPAIEYPVSSMFGGISAGLYAGKIALGFVGWQNNLYVESGIVLSSFAGYIPGYVTLGGNFDLIEVGQLTETIYGGLQILAIYDTETTSENSFLPIFGINLGTRIKYEFEPKSGIFVSVGASALFPDSFSQSIYDILFGMDTTSFLQIGAGYFMSF